One genomic window of Globicephala melas chromosome 8, mGloMel1.2, whole genome shotgun sequence includes the following:
- the LOC115839422 gene encoding LOW QUALITY PROTEIN: olfactory receptor 52B4-like (The sequence of the model RefSeq protein was modified relative to this genomic sequence to represent the inferred CDS: inserted 1 base in 1 codon), protein MATPNHTGTSHSLFILLGIPGLEDQHIWISRPFFISYLVAVLGNSLLVFIVVTECSLHEPMDFFLCMLAVADLILSTTTVPKALAVFRFHAGEISLHGCAAQILFIHATFIAELGILLAMAFDCSVAICDPLHYVSVPCCEVIIRVGLAVVLRSFSVILPGVFLVKRPPFCHSNVLPHTYCEHMAVAKFACADIRVNVWYGLSALLSTAVIDALHIWVSYTFILNAVFRLPSRGAWQKALGTCGSHLGVISTFNXTGIFTIIAQHFGHHVPPYAHILLANICMFEGNIKHPQLKGKTCHHHLHWSNPRQRHREAEKLIS, encoded by the exons ATGGCAACCCCCAACCACACTGGTACCAGCCATTCACTCTTCATTCTGCTGGGGATCCCTGGCCTGGAAGACCAGCACATATGGATCTCTCGCCCCTTCTTTATTTCTTACCTTGTTGCTGTCCTTGGGAATAGCCTCCTTGTCTTCATCGTCGTCACTGAATGCAGCCTCCATGAACCCATGGACTTCTTCCTCTGCATGCTGGCTGTGGCTGACCTCATCTTGTCCACTACCACTGTGCCCAAAGCCCTGGCCGTATTCCGGTTCCAtgctggagagatttcccttcatGGCTGTGCCGCCCAAATCCTCTTCATCCATGCCACCTTCATTGCTGAATTGGGAATCCTGTTGGCCATGGCATTTGACTGCTCTGTGGCCATCTGTGACCCACTGCACTATGTCAGTGTGCCCTGTTGTGAAGTAATCATAAGGGTTGGTCTGGCTGTGGTCCTGAGGAGCTTCTCTGTGATACTCCCAGGTGTGTTCCTGGTGAAGAGACCACCTTTCTGCCATAGCAATGTGCTACCACATACCTACTGTGAGCACATGGCTGTTGCTAAATTTGCTTGTGCTGACATTCGTGTCAATGTCTGGTATGGCTTGTCTGCTCTGCTCTCTACTGCAGTGATAGATGCCTTGCACATCTGGGTTTCCTATACCTTCATCCTCAACGCAGTCTTCCGCCTCCCTTCCCGAGGAGCTTGGCAAAAGGCCCTAGGCACGTGTGGCTCCCATCTTGGGGTCATTTCCACGTTCA TTACTGGCATTTTTACCATAATCGCCCAGCATTTTGGGCATCATGTTCCTCCTTATGCCCACATTCTGCTGGCAAACATCTGCATGTTTGAAGGGAACATCAAACATCCTCAACTGAAGGGAAAAACTTGCCACCATCATTTACATTGGTCAAACccaagacagagacacagagaagcagaaaagcTGATTTCGTAA